Genomic segment of Sebastes fasciatus isolate fSebFas1 chromosome 3, fSebFas1.pri, whole genome shotgun sequence:
tttatctgtgtttgtttttaatatttaaaaagggGGTGGATATCTGAAAACCTATTTTTCACTTTACTTTCTGTTACCAGAAGCATTTTCTGAGCTGTACTCGTCTTCTACTAAGTGTGGGAGACATAAAATCTGGGTGAAGATCACATTTAACTGTTCTGGTTAAGAAATCTGTGTTATTTAGACTAAATCTGTGTTAATTAGTAAAAActtaaaacaacaaacacaacaacaaatctcttctaaaataatgtatttgttaAATCTCAACTTTTGAATTCTAGGATACTGCTACACGGTCGTAACCCATGGGAGCAAACTCAGTAAATTGTTAAGTAGTGACTTAATTGGTCAGTTGGGGTCCTGATTGTCTTTGTTCCCACAGACAAGGGCGTCTGTCAGATCACACCCCTTCGTCTGAGCGGCTTTGTCCTGGAGGAGTCGGAGGAGCAGGCTGACCTCTGCGTGAGCGGCTTCCTACCAgaaccagcacacacacattcagaggaCGCCCGCCGCCGAGCGAGCAGGACGATTGATCGGCGAGGGTCAGATGAAGAGCGAGGCAGCCACCGATCAGTAAGACCACTTGTTATCACACTTATTCTGACTTTGTCAACCTGGATCCTGAATCCTCATCTTTTTCATAATTTGTATCTGACTTGGTTGCATTTCTGTAGAGTAtctcttgtctttttttagatGCATGTCTCTGCATTACAGTCCTGGAAGGacctttgtgttttgtgtgacaaagagatgcACTATAGTATGTCTGTCTTGTGTGCCCACTTTGTGCCTTTAAGTGTTAACTCTGCAGTGCACTGACCCCAGTGTTTCCCGCTGGTGTTTCCTCTGTAGGCGGCGCTATCCAGACTGGCATCAGACCTGAGCAGCATGGTGAACAACCCTCAGCTCAGTGACCTGCAGCTCCAGGTGGACACTGGAGAGGTCTACTTTGCTCATTCCTTCATGGTGTATGCTCGATGCCCCCTGCTGGCAGAAATGGTAAAGCAAAGCCCTGATAATACAAGAACCAGGACTGCATAATTATGTAGAAATATTagggttaaaatatttaattgcgataaaTCGCATGATTTTTCATAGTTTCACGATTAATCGcccatattttatctgttcaaaatgtatcttaaagggagatttgtcaagtatttaatagtcttatcaacacgggagtgggcaaatatgctgctttatgcaaatgtatgtatatatttattattataaattaattaacaacacaaaacaatgacaaatattgtccagaaaccctcacaggtactacatttagcatcaaatatatactcaaatcataacattgcaaactcaagcccaacaggcaacaacagctgtcagtgtgtcagtgtgctgacttgactatgacttgccccgaactgcatgtgattatcataaagtgggcatgtctgtaaaggggagactcgtgggtacccatagaactcattttcatcaTCTGTCACAATACTGGACACTTACCAGCTACTTTAATCATTTAATCGGTATAGAGACAATCACAACTATGCAACAAGAGGCAGCTATCCTTTTTAGATTCAGGACTTCAATGGGCAAACATATCTATTTTTATACGGCTGCAATTGAAAGAAATAAACTTCCAATATCTCTTATATCCATTGAAGCAGAGATACATTTTCAGCATGCTATGAAGAAATGGCTAGCAAATAGTCTCTCAGAATAGGGACCCTGCACAACGTAACTCGGTGTTGTAAACAAGCTTAGTAATAGAGTTTGATTTCAATTCAAACCTGATTTCTTTTTAGTTTAGATAGTAGGATTTAAATTGAGTGTTCATATTTATTCACGTTATTATTTACCAACATcttctttgttgttttggttcatcttgtaaaaggaaaaaatatatttagaaaTCTTAAGTAAAGAGGTAAAAATGAAACACCATAGTATGGTTTACATTTAGTACTACCTTGACATTTGCAGGTGCCTTCatcttttaaagtttaaaaaaaagtaatgttcgTGATCAACGGACATAAGCCTGTGGCTTTATTGTGTAATTTAATCCTCTACAGTTTGTAAGTGTATGTGATAACTGTCTTCAAGTGAAGCAGTATTATGTGTATTTTATGATTGTCAAATACATCTATCTAGCTACCAGCCAGTAGATCAGCTGCTCTAATTAAGCCGAGCAGAGGCTTTCCAGTGGATTTCAGCTGAAAGGGTCTTAGCAGTAATTTGTGGACCTGTTGGTCCAAAACTTTAGAATTTTGTACTAGAACGAATGTgtaatatgtgttttttaacTAACCCAAGAGTCATGTCCAAGACAAATTCACAACACTTTGTGATGGACAATAAAAATTTTGTGAATCATACAGTTAGTCagtttaaataacattttttctccttcttcctctgctcctctcacaGGTACATGAAAGTGGTTTCGGGGTGCAGGAGGAGGACGTGCCTGCAGCCCAGAGGGTGTTGATGAATGACGTCCCGGGACAGGCGGTGTTTGCTCTGCTGCAGTATCTCTACACAGCCTGCTGCTCCCTCCCAGCATCAGTTCGGCCTCATGTAGCGGAGCTCGCATCCAGGTTCGTATGCAGCACACGAGCCACGACATTTTATACACATTCTTGtcttacaatttaaaaaatgtcgGTCCACCTCTGGTCAAGCTAATTTGGTGACCTTCAGGTTTTTGCTCTGATGTCTTGTGTTGTATGTTGAGCAGCGTAATGTATTGATAATGGTAAAGAAACCAGAGCTGCTTTACTGTGATTCTGTGTACTTCCCATAATCACAGTCAAGAAAGTCTGCTCAGGTATtacttaataattaataatcgcTCAAGTTCAAGAGATATATGTGAAAATGGTTCAAACATTCTTTAAAGTCTACATTGTTCATCAGTGAGTAAGATTGAATACAGTGTCTTGACGACTCCTCTtgcttctctttctgttttaaGGTTTGACTTGCAGGAGCTACAAATGCTTTGCGAGCTCCGTCGAGAGGATGCAGCGACTCAGGGAGACGAGGAAGACTACATgaaccaggaggaggaggtcaacAACCAAACGCACCAGGCCCTCACGGAGCTGCTCCGCTCCATGTGGGACGAAGAGGACGCAGACGACGAGGGCACAGATACAGACGGAGGAAGGGACGAAGAGCGAGAACTGGAAGAAGATCATCAAGCCGACGACCTCGCATCAGGCGAccgagaggaggagaaagtgaACGAGGAAGAGCTGGAGGAGATCTATGAGTTTGCCGCCAcgcagagaaagagggaggaggagaaagacagcgtggaggaggaggaggaggaggaagaggagaaggtaGACGAGGGAGAAGAAGTGTTCGCAAAACTGACAGAACCCAAAAGAAGCTCGACAGGCTTCAGTGTAAAAAAACTGCAGCCGAACTCTCAACCTGAGCCGGACCCCAGCCTGGATCGCAGCCACAACCGCCTCTTCTCAGACTCCTGGGGGGTCTACGAGGAAGAAGCTCCTTCCTCCTCACACTTCACTTCCGGACCGGCTAAGACGCACACCCCCCAATCCCAACAACACCGGCCCCCTCATAAACCTGCATCTGAACTGTCCGGCAGAACTTTGCTTCAGTCTTCAGCAAGCATAGTTGACGAGCTTTCCCTCAGCCCTCCACCCCCCACATCCAACCTGCCTATCCCGGGTCAGTCTCCTGGTCAAGTGGGTGACTGGGGTGGCGTTGGAGACGAGGGAACAGATGGTCTGGCTTCGAAGCGAGAAAGCCAAGGTCCTCGTagtatttgtgtccctctttctCCCGATTCGCCCCACGAAAAGAAGGAACCTGAGCTCATAGTTTTATCCGACTCAAGCGAGGAGATGGAGGTAGTACTTAGTTCCCTCAGTCCTTCGCCACATTCTCCTTGTGCCGTCCAGAACCTGCAGACCTACACCCAGATCAAACCTCAGCCAATCCTGAAACCTAATGAACCCGCCCTAGAGACTAAACAATTCAGAAGTTTAGAGTTAAGTCCCGATGATCCACCTGCAGCGCTGCAGGATCCACTAGACTGTTCTCCAGAAGTGTCCTGGCTGATCCCATCCACGCCGGTCCAGCCCGTTAGAAGCACCACGACCTCCTCCACTCAGACCAAAAGCAGCATGTGCAGGACGCAGCTGTTCCCTAAAGGTGACGCTTCCTCACCCTCATCCTCTGTTTTCTCTTCTCCTGCTTTACCTTTTAACAACAGGCCGCAGACCTCCAACAGCTCAACCAGAGTTTCTGCCCACGTCGGCCCAACAGAGGGCAGTGTTCCCAAGTTAGAACTTGACGAGACCTCCAGCTTGGATCTCAATAAATGCCAACCTAAGCCCTCATGCTCGACCTCTCCAAAGCAGGATACACCCCTCCACAACCAGCCCCAGCCTTACAGCAGCACTCCACTGCACACAGAGCTCCACAAGGCCCCCGTCCTCCTCGCCACCTCCCCGCTCCACAGCAACCTCGATAAGAGTCGAGGAAGGGATAGGGCGCCATCTGAAAGCCCGGAGAAGACCGAAGTAGGGAGCTTTCATCTCTCCCCCCTGTCTGACCCTTCAGATCTACCCTCTTCGTCCTCTCACAGAAGTCTTCAAAGTCCACAGAGGCACAGCGAGTCCTCTCGTCAAAGTGGACGCTCTGTTGAGGCCAGCAGTCATGACAACACAGAGGGACTGGGCGAAAATGAAGACGCTGGTGATGAACGAGAGAAGGAAGAAGCAGAAACCGGAGAGGCAGGCGTTGCTGAATTCAGTTTCCAGCAGAGCTTCATGGACGAGCCCCCCATAGCTTTCAACGACTCGTGGGGTTTCGACGCGGAGGCGAACCCAGGCTGCTTCAGTCTGAGGCTGGAGGACAGCGGAGCATCCAGCCAGCGAGGCGAGCGCAGCCTGGGACAACGAGATGCAGCCAGGTCATCCTACTCTACCGGTCGCCAACCTTCACCATCCAGTCACAGCAGTCATTTGTTGACCAGCCACGGCGTTGGGACTGCCTCCTCTCCATCCAAATCCCACAGTACACAACCATCCACCAGTGCACAGGCTCATACAGGGCTTTCCTTCACCCCTTCCCCACCTGAACCCACCACCAGGACCAGTCCAGAGATCGTCAACAGCCTCCTGGACTCCAAAATGTGGGACAGCTGGGAGGAggtagatgaggaggaggaggcccttcctctctctcagaaGGTGAACCCTTCCGCCCCGCTCAAAACACCAGGTAAGCAagaagtctgtcactgaagTACTTTTGATTTTCTGTAATGTAGTACAATGCAAAATCTGAACTACATCTAAAACTACATCTTACCAAgagttatgttattttttttttagcccaaaacatgcatatatatatatacgctaATTCATATCAACGTTCCTTTGCAAAAGACTAGTAATGATTTCCATATCTTTTTAAGCGTTAGAGAGTAAAAGTGTAGCTGTTTTAATGGAGTCATCTTTACTCCATTGATATGGACATTTCTGCTTAAAGGTGTTCTTATCTAATCAGATCATCCGCTCTGCAGGGCAATCTGTGGTTCTATACTTCTTGAATGAACAATCTGTTCATTTGCCTTGAAAACAAAgcagaagaaaataaaacaatccaAAGCAATATAAGTAAAATCCGAAACAGCCTAATAAAGATATCAGTAGTCTTAGTCCAACAACTCCAGAAGGCCTGAACCAACCTGCACAACAACTACTGCAACTTCAAATGGAAATCTAAAAGAAAATTTACCCTAAATTTCTTGCAGTGctgaaaaatagttttttccCATATTGTTCATTTCTGCGCCCCAATTTCATCACAACTTCCCAAAGCCCGAGTTGACAGTCAGATGTTTTGTCCAATTATCAATCCAATATCaacaacatactatacaatgacattttataatatgctatactatgatgttttttatgattttgtgaTGAcgtattatactatgactttttaatgacatgataaactattacatttttatgacattctATACCATGAAATGTCATGACATATTGTACTGACATTTATGACATACTAaactgactttttatgacatactataatatgacatgttacgaaatactatactatgacattttatatttttatgacatgttatgctttggctttttcacatttttatgtcttactatactatgacatgttatgacacactgtgctgtgactttttatgacatactataatagGATTTTTTATGAcctagtatattatatatatatataagatacactcaccggccattttattaggtacaccttgctagtaccgggtggtcttctgctgctgtagcccatctgcttcaaggttggacgtgttgtgcgttcagagatggtattctgcataccttggttgtaacgagtggttatttgagttactgttgcctttctatcatctcgaaccactctgtccattctcctctgacctctgacattaacgaggcatttccgtccacacaactgccgctcactggatatgttctctttttcggaccattctctgtaaaccctagagatggttgtgcgtgaaaatcccagtagatcagcagttttttaaatactcagaccagcccgtctggcaccaacaaccatgccacgttcaaagtcacttaaatcccctttcttccccattctgatgctcggtttgaacttcagcaagtcgtcttcaccacgtttAGATGCCTAAATGTATTGAgttactgccatgtgattggctgattagctatttgtgttaacaagcaattgaacaggtgtgcctaataaagtggctggtgagtgtatatatacactactatactataccatggccttttatgacatactatagtctgacttttttttttttttacccttttacaacatactgtactataacattttatgacatactatactacaacctttttttaatgatatttttatggcatactatactttgattttttttttactacacactatattatgacattttcatgacatactatattatgactttttttacatactgtactacaactttttaaaatatttttatgacttaatatacatataattataatatacataactcaagaattttCTAATTATGACAAATTTGacagaaatgtctaacaggataaatgatgaagtgatgacagtTTGGACAGACATAAACTGCAAcctgactggttggcggaggcatacaactggaggcggtaattctagttgttTAGtggtgtgttttatattatttctaTGAATGACTGACCAAACGTACGTAGACAACATGCTGGCACATCTCAGTAGTTGTTGGTCATTATAATGGCTTTTGATAACAGAAATCTTTCAGATGTCCAAAATCATCATCAGATTTGAGGTTTTGGTGTCAGTCTCAGAATACATTGCAGACCCAAGAACCTTTTAAGTAAGCAGTGCTGCTGCATTAACCATGCATTTGTTCACACACAATTTAGCTACATAGTTCCACCCACCTTTTGTAATGTAGTTCATGTGTTCATTTCTGGTCAGGATTTATCTTAACCTTAAGTATCTAACCTTGAACATTTGAATTTGCCGCATCCAGTTATCTTTGATTTATTAAGTTCTGGTGCAGAAATCGGACTGTAGTCTTAAACAATGTCTTCCTGTTTGTGtctcatcagcatcatcacaCAATAAAAGGCGTCGCACCTTGGTGCCCATCACCCCCTTGCCCCACTACTCTGACATGGACACACCGGAGCTCAAGAACAAACTCACCAGGTTAGTCGGTTATCTCTCGTTCCAGCCTTGACGTTAATCAAGGCTGTTAATTGAGGAGCCTATCCGATTACCTCCCTCTGTGTCCCTGTCAACTTAGTCTGTCtggctctgctctctctctctctggcttctTCCCTGCCATCCATTTGTTTGCTTGTCTGTCCTTTTCTTACTTTCTCCTCTGTGCAGGTTTGGTGTTCGGCCTTTACCGAAGCGCCAGATGATCCTCAAACTGAAGCAGATCCACCAGTACACCCACCAGCTTGTCAGctctgaggaagaggaagaggcaaCCTCGGCAGGCCGCACAGCTCAGGCGAAGCACCTACCCACCAGTTCAGAGGTTCCTGTTAACAGGCCAGTCTCCTGCACCCAGAGAGTGAAGTTTAAAGAGCCCAGAGCACCCGCTGGCGCCTCCCCTCTGAAACccaacagagaggaggaggcagagctgCTGTCTGCCTCACAGGGCTCCAACACCTCTTCAACTGCTGCCAGTGAAGAATCTGAAAGGTACTATGTCTATTCAAGTGTGTATGGATCATCtcaaaattattatattattatatattattatttataagaTTTAATAAGAGTAATGCAACACTCCTCccagcttctttttttaattagggTCATAACATGGTGTATTGTCACAAAAAATATGGTACTTTGAAAAACTTCCATAAATACAGTATGGGCATTAAACcacttccctctctctcagcaGGTCTAACCCAGAGCTGTGCATCTCCTCCGACTCAGACAGTGATGGCGGCATCTCTGCCTCCCAGTCAGCGAACCGCCTTCAGGATCGCCTCCGGGCGGTGCGCTCCTTCATCCTCTCTGACTCCGGACTGTACAGTCAAATCCTCCAGTATCAGCCTCTGGTCTTGTCCCAGTTCCAGGAGCGACTCAAAGCAGCAGGGATCCGCCTGGGTGCTGCCAAGTTGGTGGATTACCTAGACTCCCAGTGCATCACCTTCACCACAGCCAAGCCGGGCCACTCCGCACCCAGCCGCAGGCGGGGCAAGCGGACAGGAAAGGGGGCAAAGACAGCAGGTGAAAGTGGAGTGGGCAGGAAAAGAGCTGTGACGGCCTTGATTTAAACCTTTGACTGCAAGAAAGGTTTAAGTAGAAACTGTGAGAGGTGGAAGGTTTGAACATTTGTCTGGAAATAACTTCAGGCTGACCAGACCATGAGAACGTTTGTGGTTGTTCTTGGACAGCTGCCACTAGCAGCAGAGTAGACTACAGGTTTTACCATGTGTTTTTAAAACTATGTGAAAATACAAATGTTTCTTCAGGACAGTTTGTGTCATTTAAGTATTCTGTTtcaaatgttaaattaaaaaatggtTAATGTTGCTGTGGTCCACTTTCAAAAATAATTTCAGTGATGTCACTCTTATCGATGTATAAAATAGGTTTTACACACCAGCTGTCGTTTTATGTATGTGAtggtacaaaaaaataatcttacaattttcagaacatttttcaaacctttttctgacttttttttgggaTATTCATCAGACTTtagtttttgacatttttcagatttattttttgggcatttttttcagactttttttaaacatttttcaaacctttttcagacttttttctggatattcttcagactttttttctgacaaaaaagtcggaagaaaaaaagtcggaagaAATGTCTAAAATAAAAAGTCCGAAAACAGTCCGACAattaagtctgaaaaatgtttaaaaaaaaaattatgaaaaatgtcagaagaaattaagtcagaaaaaaaagtcggacaaaaaagtctgaaaaaacaagtccatagaaaaaaatgtccatagaaaaaaagtctgaaagatgtaaaaaaaaatgtcggaagaaatgAAGTCTGGAAAAAGtatgacaaaaaagtctgaaaaaaaagtccataaaaaaaaagtcggaaagatgtcaaaaaaaatgtcggaagtaataaagtatgaaaaaaaatgtcggaagaaaaaatatctgacaaaaaagtcggaaagatgaaaaaaaaatgtcggaagaaataaagtctgaaaaattctgaaaaaaaatgtcggaagaaaaaatgtctgacagaaaagtctgaaaaatgtcaaaacatgtCGGAAGAAAtgaagtcagaaaaaagtctgaaaaaaagactgaaaaatgtatgacaaaaaagtctgaaaaaagcaAGTCCATAGAAAAAATGTCCTtaggaaaaaagtctgaataatgttaaaaacaatgccggaagaaaaaaagtctgaagtaatgtctgtaaaaaaaaaaagtctgacaataaagtctgACAAACCATCATTATCATGCATCAGAATAATAAGTATTTCAATCAAGTGAGGTTTCATTGAAAAAACTTTCAGTAAAATATGGCCTTATTAATTACAAATGCCATCACACAAgacatttttgaaaaacattttacttttttttgctcTTCAACAGATTTATATCTGGCCATGACGTACATACAGCTGAGAACACTTAGGCAGGGTTCTCACAACTTCTATCCAATACGTCATTCATGTAGGAAGAGACGGGTCCTTCATAGCAGCACAACCTCAAGTCAGCGCTGTCAAAGTTCACAGTCAGGTCGCTGTTGTTGCATCAGGGGGTACAATTTGTGTAGTGCACCCAGTTTCCTCTACAGCAGCTTGAAGCACAGGGCATCAAATCAGATTCCAAATTATGCACGACCCTTTCGCACTGCAGATCGTGGAGACTCACTCGCCTCCCATCTAGGTTCATGATGCCCTCACGATGGAGCATCAACGCGGTGCTTCCTATCCCACCTCAGAGCCTCACCCAGTCATGACAGGTTGGCAATGTTGGCAAGGAAGCCCTGAGCCCACCACTCCTCCAGGTCTATGGGCACAAAGTCTGGGCAGAAACAAAGACAACAGAAGGGACAATGAATTAAAGCATAATCAGCATGAAGCATGTTCTCTGattaattcattattcattttgtCAGATATTTAACAAAGTCAAATTATTTTTAGTATGAACAAGTCAGAGTATGTCGAAGAAAGTCATGGTAttttatgtcgaaaaaataaaaaagtcacagtatagtttgtcgcaaaaaaaagccacagtatagtatgtcaaaaaaaaaaataggcatagtagtatgtcaaaagaagtcatagtatagtatgtcgaaatttttttaaaaagtcatagtatgtcaaaaaaataagtcattgtatattgtatagtatgtcgaaaaaagtcatatagtttGGCGAAATtcttttaaaagtcatagtatagtatgtcaaaaaaaaaaacaacaaatcaaagtatagtatgtcgcaaaaaaaagccacagtatagtatgttaaaaaaaaaaaaaaaggcatagtagtgtcgaaaaaaagtcatagtatagtatgtcaaaaaaaaaaaagtcatagtatgttgacaaaaaaaaaaaaaagtatagtatgtcgaaatttttttaaaaaaggtcatACTATAGCGTgtcggaaaaataaaaaagccagTTTaggatgttgaaaaaaagtcaaagttaagTTTgtctaatttttttcttttcttttaaatcatagtacagtatgttgaaaaaaacagtatagtatgtcgcaaaaataaaaaagtcatagaatagtatgtcgaaaactttaaaagtcataggatagtatgtagcaaaaatgaaaagaaaagtcgtagtatactatgtcgaaatctttttaaaaagacatattatagtatgtcgagactCACttgaacagacacacacattttagATGTCATTAATCATATTGCAGAATCAAGTGGCTAAAATCctcaaataaaatacaataaaaaatgtgccCCTTTATTCCAACGTGAATCAGTCACAACCTTTGAGGGCAGTGAGCCACAGAAGGAACTGGagcagagaggtgtgtgtgaggcaaGACGTGATACGCTACAATCAGCAGCCAAAGCTGGTTTATCTGGAACAACCAGGTTCTCATAGACCAAAGCATAGTTAAAAATTAAAGCAGACAATTACAACAGTTAACCTCTGGCTAAGGATAAAGCGGAGTTAAAAAGTTTCTTCTGGTGTTTAAATAACCaggaataataaaaacatgGCAGAACTACTGGTTCAAAGTTCAGAGGGTTACAAAGCACAAACAAGGTTATCTGTCCGGATGCCATAAAACTGAGTTGTGAGATTGGATTTAATGAGGTTGGATTTATTTTGTTGTCGTAATCTTTGAAGACTTACTCTTCATCGCAGCACTGGGAGTCTTCTCAGTGTACTGAATGGGCCCCTGGCTGTCAGTTGACTCCCCGCCGTCACCATCTCCCAGCTTCTGCTCCACCTCCTGCCAtgctgcaaacaaacaaacaaacaccattttttattttttaaatggggtttaaaatacaacttattaacttttctttctttctacatttcTGAACTTAGCTCtgacatcacaaaaaaaaggcctcgGCCACATCAAAGCAGCAGCTGATTTTGAGGTTCAGCGCTGTCCACTGTTAAGATAATGTAAATAGTTGTAGAAGGTTTCAGCAACACATTATTTACTTACAGTTTGCAAAGCCTGTTTAACTTAGACAAATGTTTAGATGtcaaatagaaaaaacaaatattaaaaaaaacagtttatccCCTATGCACACA
This window contains:
- the slx4 gene encoding structure-specific endonuclease subunit SLX4 isoform X1; translation: MDDSDQDFVDLCSKLLKRVRKKPGESRQPRRAEHQSSSQASNGDKRRRNNKRDGEPGSTCAETQPVCTGAVAAEEHVVVCGGTGHNSGDPSAAAAAGPRAERGLAAKDKVLNRMQQFKRVSPQKMVHKNQSRPTNHENDGVPPPPLTQRQDTPESSSSGLHPEPQDSDEALALQLQQELDREAAEAQTVDLEDGGLFFCQICHRDLSHMTPEGRTQHLNRCLDESEESSAPAPPQPPPGVPDCPICGKKFKSQKSRSAHLKRCSSEMGVAPAVLLQALHRQTEETQNVPTANTLTQTGGTKRKGPFKPDLPAMKKPRKKTAPLDEDTMVALALSSSMREQEQQSERELQASHISMTSALKWRPDKGKGRGKRKKGAVPRPPPLLLVQDAEVALTRLQERVSALLLRSRAPSPPTPTRCPSSLPGWSGVAPLWQKSTLLDTASTCLSDFYTPELRDFITPWEPATTAAATSSTVNKPQSSVQPVSEGTPVTGTRLSILPSSSQTASSSSQTASSTSRALLMDLMELAEDGVTLTQCGHTAPGPDKDKGVCQITPLRLSGFVLEESEEQADLCVSGFLPEPAHTHSEDARRRASRTIDRRGSDEERGSHRSAALSRLASDLSSMVNNPQLSDLQLQVDTGEVYFAHSFMVYARCPLLAEMVHESGFGVQEEDVPAAQRVLMNDVPGQAVFALLQYLYTACCSLPASVRPHVAELASRFDLQELQMLCELRREDAATQGDEEDYMNQEEEVNNQTHQALTELLRSMWDEEDADDEGTDTDGGRDEERELEEDHQADDLASGDREEEKVNEEELEEIYEFAATQRKREEEKDSVEEEEEEEEEKVDEGEEVFAKLTEPKRSSTGFSVKKLQPNSQPEPDPSLDRSHNRLFSDSWGVYEEEAPSSSHFTSGPAKTHTPQSQQHRPPHKPASELSGRTLLQSSASIVDELSLSPPPPTSNLPIPGQSPGQVGDWGGVGDEGTDGLASKRESQGPRSICVPLSPDSPHEKKEPELIVLSDSSEEMEVVLSSLSPSPHSPCAVQNLQTYTQIKPQPILKPNEPALETKQFRSLELSPDDPPAALQDPLDCSPEVSWLIPSTPVQPVRSTTTSSTQTKSSMCRTQLFPKGDASSPSSSVFSSPALPFNNRPQTSNSSTRVSAHVGPTEGSVPKLELDETSSLDLNKCQPKPSCSTSPKQDTPLHNQPQPYSSTPLHTELHKAPVLLATSPLHSNLDKSRGRDRAPSESPEKTEVGSFHLSPLSDPSDLPSSSSHRSLQSPQRHSESSRQSGRSVEASSHDNTEGLGENEDAGDEREKEEAETGEAGVAEFSFQQSFMDEPPIAFNDSWGFDAEANPGCFSLRLEDSGASSQRGERSLGQRDAARSSYSTGRQPSPSSHSSHLLTSHGVGTASSPSKSHSTQPSTSAQAHTGLSFTPSPPEPTTRTSPEIVNSLLDSKMWDSWEEVDEEEEALPLSQKVNPSAPLKTPASSHNKRRRTLVPITPLPHYSDMDTPELKNKLTRFGVRPLPKRQMILKLKQIHQYTHQLVSSEEEEEATSAGRTAQAKHLPTSSEVPVNRPVSCTQRVKFKEPRAPAGASPLKPNREEEAELLSASQGSNTSSTAASEESESRSNPELCISSDSDSDGGISASQSANRLQDRLRAVRSFILSDSGLYSQILQYQPLVLSQFQERLKAAGIRLGAAKLVDYLDSQCITFTTAKPGHSAPSRRRGKRTGKGAKTAGESGVGRKRAVTALI